One genomic region from Lathamus discolor isolate bLatDis1 chromosome 9, bLatDis1.hap1, whole genome shotgun sequence encodes:
- the DGKK gene encoding diacylglycerol kinase kappa isoform X8, with protein MAEKLVPGDLFLRKTRESVSSLDSDKLAPISPEAGGEESSDSEGEQEDSSHKLIRKVSTSGQMRSKKSVKEGLLLKQTSSFQRWKRRYFKLRGRTLYYAKDAKSLIFDEVDLSNASVAETSTKNINNSFTVITPFRKLILCAENRKEMEDWISALKSVQKWEIHEATQFNMEHFSGMHNWYACSHARPTFCNVCREALPGVTSHGLSCEVCKFKAHKRCAVRATNNCKWTTLASIGTEIIEDEDGVAMPHQWLEGNLPVSARCAVCDRTCGSVRRLQDWRCLWCKAIVHSACKELFGKRCPLGQYKVSIIPPTALNSIDSDGFWKATCPSSCSSPLLAFVNSKSGDNQGVKFLRKFKQFLNPAQVFDLMNGGPHLGLRLFQKFSTFRILVCGGDGSVGWVLSEIDALGLHKQCQLGVLPLGTGNDLARVLGWGSLCDDDTQLLQILEKLERATTKMLDRWSVLTYEVPKQSPLVLKEENGDSNIQAQISHYADSVAFHLAKILESDKHSVVISSAKFLCGTVNDFVAEVGRAYKRATENKQEAELMARKCAMLNEKLDSLVRELSEEAQAVVVPEGIAQATPADTKDQEKGGSFNPSPMPRIFKSKEQLMLRANSLKKALRQIIEQAEKAVDEQNKQTQAYRGSLGPSKSSSEELNKEEERLSSRRETVTSASSSVILDRQDDFSSLQFTEDPSVLHFSEKCVMNNYFGIGLDAKISLEFNNKRDEHPKKCSSRTKNMMWYGVLGTKELLQRTYKNLEQRVQLECDGVPISLPSLQGIAVLNIPSYAGGINFWGGTKEDNNFGAPSFDDKKLEVVAVFGSIQMAVSRVINLQHHRIAQCRVVKITIRGDEGVPVQVDGEAWIQPPGIIKIQHKNRAQMLTRDRAFESTLKSWEDKQKGESYRAAARPRLSSQQSMEYLTEEESSLLQQASRVAETLISRIHEAAKAHKAVEQELAHAVNISSLALREALSNKSVGTSEFLSRNVAVEVVLSIKELYTETRAFLEGKALDSPQEEEALHGPLGVLGQELQRLLDIHWLGPIAHPAEETSGAPRRWQLGWKRSV; from the exons ATGGCTGAGAAGCTGGTGCCTGGAGACCTGTTCCTGAGGAAGACCCGGGAATCGGTGTCATCCCTGGACTCAGACAAGCTGGCACCCATCTCACCCGAAGCGGGTGGTGAGGAGTCGTCTGACAGCGAGGGCGAGCAGGAAGACAGTTCCCACAAGCTCATCCGGAAGGTGTCCACCTCGGGGCAGATGAGGAGCAAG AAGAGCGTGAAGGAGGGGCTGTTGCTGAAGCAGACAAGCTCCTTCCAGCGGTGGAAGAGGCGATACTTCAAACTGCGGGGCAGGACGCTCTATTACGCAAAGGATGCCAAG TCGCTGATCTTCGATGAGGTGGACCTCTCCAATGCCAGTGTGGCTGAGACCAGCACCAAGAACATCAACAACAGTTTCACG GTGATCACGCCATTCCGGAAGCTTATCCTATGTGCGGAGAACCGGAAGGAGATGGAGGACTGGATCAGCGCCTTGAAATCTGTCCAGAAGTGGGAGATCCATGAG GCCACACAGTTCAACATGGAGCACTTCTCGGGCATGCACAACTGGTACGCCTGCTCCCATGCCCGCCCCACCTTCTGCAATGTGTGCCGTGAAGCTCTGCCGGGGGTCACCTCCCATGGCCTCTCCTGTGAAG TCTGCAAGTTCAAGGCACACAAGCGCTGCGCTGTCAGAGCCACCAACAACTGCAAATGGACAACCTTGGCCTCCATCGGCACTGAAATCAtcgaggatgaggatggg GTGGCCATGCCCCACCAGTGGCTGGAGGGGAACCTGCCCGTCAGTGCGCGCTGTGCTGTCTGCGACAGGACCTGCGGCAGCGTCCGGAGACTGCAGGACTGGCGGTGTCTCTGGTGCAAGGCCATT GTTCACAGTGCCTGCAAGGAGCTCTTTGGCAAGAGGTGCCCTCTGGGCCAGTACAAAGTGTCCATAATCCCGCCGACCGCCTTGAACAGCATTGATTCAGATG GTTTCTGGAAGGCCACATGCCCctcaagctgctccagcccacTCCTGGCCTTCGTCAACTCCAAGAGTGGGGACAACCAGGGTGTCAAGTTCCTACGCAAATTCAAGCAGTTCCTCAACCCAGCCCAAGTCTTCGACCTCATGAATGGGGGCCCACACCTGGG GCTGCGCCTCTTCCAGAAGTTCTCCACCTTCCGGATCCTGGTGTGCGGGGGGGATGGCAGCGTGGGCTGGGTGCTCTCCGAGATCGATGCCTTGGGGCTCCACAAGCAA TGCCAGCTGGGCGTCCTGCCTCTGGGCACCGGCAACGACCTGGCGCgggtgctgggctggggcagcctgtgCGATGACGAcacccagctgctgcagatcCTCGAGAAGCTGGAGAGAGCCACCACCAAGATGCTGGACCG GTGGAGTGTGCTGACCTATGAGGTGCCCAAGCAGTCCCCCCTGGtgctgaaggaggaaaatgggGACTCCAACATCCAG GCTCAGATCTCCCACTACGCTGACTCTGTTGCCTTCCACCTGGCCAAGATTCTGGAGTCAGACAAGCACTCGGTGGTCATCTCCTCTGCAAA GTTCCTCTGTGGCACCGTCAATGACTTTGTGGCCGAGGTTGGGCGTGCTTACAAGAGGGCAACAGAGAacaagcaggaggcagagctgaTGGCGCGGAAG tgcGCCATGCTGAACGAGAAGCTGGACTCACTGGTGCGGGAGCTCAGCGAGGAGGCACAGGCTGTCGTGGTCCCTGAGGGAATCGCGCAGGCCACCCCTGCCGACACCAAGGACCAGGAGAAGGGTGGCAGCTTCAACCCCAGCCCCATGCCTCGCATCTTCAAATCCAAGGAGCAGCTCATGCTGCGGGCAAACAGCCTGAAGAAAGCCTTGCGGCAGATCATCGAGCAGGCCGAGAAAG CTGTGGATGAGCAGAACAAGCAGACCCAGGCCTACCGGGGCAGCCTGGGCCCCAGCAAGAGCAGTTCAGAGGAGCTCAACAAGGAGGAAGAGAGGCTGA GCTCCCGGCGGGAGACGGTGACCTCTGCATCTTCCTCTGTCATCCTGGACCGGCAGGACGACTTCAGCAGCTTGCAGTTCACTGAAGACCCCAGTGTTCT CCACTTCTCAGAGAAATGTGTCATGAATAACTACTTTGGCATCGGCCTGGATGCCAAGATCTCCCTGGAGTTCAACAACAAACGGGATGAGCACCCGAAGAAGTGCAG TAGCCGCACCAAGAACATGATGTGGTACGGGGTGCTGGGCACGAAAGAGCTCCTGCAGCGCACCTACAAGAACCTGGAGCAGCGGGTGCAGCTGGAG TGCGACGGGGTGCCCATCTCGCTGCCGAGCCTGCAGGGCATCGCGGTGCTCAACATCCCCAGCTATGCAGGGGGCATCAACTTCTGGGGAGGCACTAAGGAGGACAAT AACTTTGGAGCTCCATCCTTTGATGACAAGAAGCTGGAAGTGGTGGCCGTCTTTGGCAGCATCCAGATGGCCGTGTCACGGGTCATCAACCTCCAGCACCATCGCATTGCACAG TGCCGTGTGGTGAAGATCACCATCCGGGGGGATGAGGGTGTCCCGGTGCAGGTGGATGGAGAAGCCTGGATCCAGCCACCCGGCATCATCAAGATCCAGCACAAGAACCGAGCCCAGATGCTGACGCGGGACCGG GCATTTGAAAGCACTCTCAAGTCCTGGGAGGACAAGCAGAAGGGGGAGAGTTACCGTGCAGCTGCACGGCCACggctcagctcccagcagtCCATGGAGTACCTGACAGAGGAGGAGAGCAGCCTCTTGCAGCAGGCCTCGCGGGTGGCCGAGACCCTCATTTCCAG GATCCATGAGGCAGCCAAGGCTCACAAAgctgtggagcaggagctggcgcATGCTGTCAACATCAGTTCTCTGGCACTGAGAGAGGCCCTCTCCAACAAAAGTGTGGGCACTTCGGAg TTTCTCAGCAGGAATGTGGCTGTGGAGGTGGTGCTGAGCATCAAGGAGCTGTACACCGAGACCAGGGCATTCCTGGAGGGGAAGGCG CTGGACTCAccgcaggaggaggaggcactGCACGGGCCCCTGGGCGTGCTGGGCCAGGAGCTGCAGCGGCTGCTGGACATCCACTGGCTGGGGCCCATCGCCCACCCCGCTGAGGAG ACAAGTGGGGCTCCGAGGAGGTGGCAGCTTGGCTGGAAGCGCTCGGTTTAG
- the DGKK gene encoding diacylglycerol kinase kappa isoform X7 produces the protein MQKSVKEGLLLKQTSSFQRWKRRYFKLRGRTLYYAKDAKSLIFDEVDLSNASVAETSTKNINNSFTVITPFRKLILCAENRKEMEDWISALKSVQKWEIHEATQFNMEHFSGMHNWYACSHARPTFCNVCREALPGVTSHGLSCEVCKFKAHKRCAVRATNNCKWTTLASIGTEIIEDEDGVAMPHQWLEGNLPVSARCAVCDRTCGSVRRLQDWRCLWCKAIVHSACKELFGKRCPLGQYKVSIIPPTALNSIDSDGFWKATCPSSCSSPLLAFVNSKSGDNQGVKFLRKFKQFLNPAQVFDLMNGGPHLGLRLFQKFSTFRILVCGGDGSVGWVLSEIDALGLHKQCQLGVLPLGTGNDLARVLGWGSLCDDDTQLLQILEKLERATTKMLDRWSVLTYEVPKQSPLVLKEENGDSNIQAQISHYADSVAFHLAKILESDKHSVVISSAKFLCGTVNDFVAEVGRAYKRATENKQEAELMARKCAMLNEKLDSLVRELSEEAQAVVVPEGIAQATPADTKDQEKGGSFNPSPMPRIFKSKEQLMLRANSLKKALRQIIEQAEKAVDEQNKQTQAYRGSLGPSKSSSEELNKEEERLSSRRETVTSASSSVILDRQDDFSSLQFTEDPSVLHFSEKCVMNNYFGIGLDAKISLEFNNKRDEHPKKCSSRTKNMMWYGVLGTKELLQRTYKNLEQRVQLECDGVPISLPSLQGIAVLNIPSYAGGINFWGGTKEDNNFGAPSFDDKKLEVVAVFGSIQMAVSRVINLQHHRIAQCRVVKITIRGDEGVPVQVDGEAWIQPPGIIKIQHKNRAQMLTRDRAFESTLKSWEDKQKGESYRAAARPRLSSQQSMEYLTEEESSLLQQASRVAETLISRIHEAAKAHKAVEQELAHAVNISSLALREALSNKSVGTSEFLSRNVAVEVVLSIKELYTETRAFLEGKALDSPQEEEALHGPLGVLGQELQRLLDIHWLGPIAHPAEEVGARGQGEERPRGLQCPAQPGLSQEGAGSTKGSFKLRLNIPKPRKDKAQKQKTNSVLPADKWGSEEVAAWLEALGLGEYRDIFVRHDIQGSELILLERRDLKDLGITKVGHVKRILQAIKELSNPP, from the exons ATGCAG AAGAGCGTGAAGGAGGGGCTGTTGCTGAAGCAGACAAGCTCCTTCCAGCGGTGGAAGAGGCGATACTTCAAACTGCGGGGCAGGACGCTCTATTACGCAAAGGATGCCAAG TCGCTGATCTTCGATGAGGTGGACCTCTCCAATGCCAGTGTGGCTGAGACCAGCACCAAGAACATCAACAACAGTTTCACG GTGATCACGCCATTCCGGAAGCTTATCCTATGTGCGGAGAACCGGAAGGAGATGGAGGACTGGATCAGCGCCTTGAAATCTGTCCAGAAGTGGGAGATCCATGAG GCCACACAGTTCAACATGGAGCACTTCTCGGGCATGCACAACTGGTACGCCTGCTCCCATGCCCGCCCCACCTTCTGCAATGTGTGCCGTGAAGCTCTGCCGGGGGTCACCTCCCATGGCCTCTCCTGTGAAG TCTGCAAGTTCAAGGCACACAAGCGCTGCGCTGTCAGAGCCACCAACAACTGCAAATGGACAACCTTGGCCTCCATCGGCACTGAAATCAtcgaggatgaggatggg GTGGCCATGCCCCACCAGTGGCTGGAGGGGAACCTGCCCGTCAGTGCGCGCTGTGCTGTCTGCGACAGGACCTGCGGCAGCGTCCGGAGACTGCAGGACTGGCGGTGTCTCTGGTGCAAGGCCATT GTTCACAGTGCCTGCAAGGAGCTCTTTGGCAAGAGGTGCCCTCTGGGCCAGTACAAAGTGTCCATAATCCCGCCGACCGCCTTGAACAGCATTGATTCAGATG GTTTCTGGAAGGCCACATGCCCctcaagctgctccagcccacTCCTGGCCTTCGTCAACTCCAAGAGTGGGGACAACCAGGGTGTCAAGTTCCTACGCAAATTCAAGCAGTTCCTCAACCCAGCCCAAGTCTTCGACCTCATGAATGGGGGCCCACACCTGGG GCTGCGCCTCTTCCAGAAGTTCTCCACCTTCCGGATCCTGGTGTGCGGGGGGGATGGCAGCGTGGGCTGGGTGCTCTCCGAGATCGATGCCTTGGGGCTCCACAAGCAA TGCCAGCTGGGCGTCCTGCCTCTGGGCACCGGCAACGACCTGGCGCgggtgctgggctggggcagcctgtgCGATGACGAcacccagctgctgcagatcCTCGAGAAGCTGGAGAGAGCCACCACCAAGATGCTGGACCG GTGGAGTGTGCTGACCTATGAGGTGCCCAAGCAGTCCCCCCTGGtgctgaaggaggaaaatgggGACTCCAACATCCAG GCTCAGATCTCCCACTACGCTGACTCTGTTGCCTTCCACCTGGCCAAGATTCTGGAGTCAGACAAGCACTCGGTGGTCATCTCCTCTGCAAA GTTCCTCTGTGGCACCGTCAATGACTTTGTGGCCGAGGTTGGGCGTGCTTACAAGAGGGCAACAGAGAacaagcaggaggcagagctgaTGGCGCGGAAG tgcGCCATGCTGAACGAGAAGCTGGACTCACTGGTGCGGGAGCTCAGCGAGGAGGCACAGGCTGTCGTGGTCCCTGAGGGAATCGCGCAGGCCACCCCTGCCGACACCAAGGACCAGGAGAAGGGTGGCAGCTTCAACCCCAGCCCCATGCCTCGCATCTTCAAATCCAAGGAGCAGCTCATGCTGCGGGCAAACAGCCTGAAGAAAGCCTTGCGGCAGATCATCGAGCAGGCCGAGAAAG CTGTGGATGAGCAGAACAAGCAGACCCAGGCCTACCGGGGCAGCCTGGGCCCCAGCAAGAGCAGTTCAGAGGAGCTCAACAAGGAGGAAGAGAGGCTGA GCTCCCGGCGGGAGACGGTGACCTCTGCATCTTCCTCTGTCATCCTGGACCGGCAGGACGACTTCAGCAGCTTGCAGTTCACTGAAGACCCCAGTGTTCT CCACTTCTCAGAGAAATGTGTCATGAATAACTACTTTGGCATCGGCCTGGATGCCAAGATCTCCCTGGAGTTCAACAACAAACGGGATGAGCACCCGAAGAAGTGCAG TAGCCGCACCAAGAACATGATGTGGTACGGGGTGCTGGGCACGAAAGAGCTCCTGCAGCGCACCTACAAGAACCTGGAGCAGCGGGTGCAGCTGGAG TGCGACGGGGTGCCCATCTCGCTGCCGAGCCTGCAGGGCATCGCGGTGCTCAACATCCCCAGCTATGCAGGGGGCATCAACTTCTGGGGAGGCACTAAGGAGGACAAT AACTTTGGAGCTCCATCCTTTGATGACAAGAAGCTGGAAGTGGTGGCCGTCTTTGGCAGCATCCAGATGGCCGTGTCACGGGTCATCAACCTCCAGCACCATCGCATTGCACAG TGCCGTGTGGTGAAGATCACCATCCGGGGGGATGAGGGTGTCCCGGTGCAGGTGGATGGAGAAGCCTGGATCCAGCCACCCGGCATCATCAAGATCCAGCACAAGAACCGAGCCCAGATGCTGACGCGGGACCGG GCATTTGAAAGCACTCTCAAGTCCTGGGAGGACAAGCAGAAGGGGGAGAGTTACCGTGCAGCTGCACGGCCACggctcagctcccagcagtCCATGGAGTACCTGACAGAGGAGGAGAGCAGCCTCTTGCAGCAGGCCTCGCGGGTGGCCGAGACCCTCATTTCCAG GATCCATGAGGCAGCCAAGGCTCACAAAgctgtggagcaggagctggcgcATGCTGTCAACATCAGTTCTCTGGCACTGAGAGAGGCCCTCTCCAACAAAAGTGTGGGCACTTCGGAg TTTCTCAGCAGGAATGTGGCTGTGGAGGTGGTGCTGAGCATCAAGGAGCTGTACACCGAGACCAGGGCATTCCTGGAGGGGAAGGCG CTGGACTCAccgcaggaggaggaggcactGCACGGGCCCCTGGGCGTGCTGGGCCAGGAGCTGCAGCGGCTGCTGGACATCCACTGGCTGGGGCCCATCGCCCACCCCGCTGAGGAGGTGGGTGCAcgggggcagggagaggagcggccccgggggctgcagtgccctgctcagCCTGGCCTCTCACAGGAGGGTGCTGGCAGCACCAAGGGCAGCTTCAAGCTTCGCCTCAACATCCCTAAGCCCAGGAAGGACAAGGCACAAAAGCAGAAGACCAACAGTGTGCTTCCAG CAGACAAGTGGGGCTCCGAGGAGGTGGCAGCTTGGCTGGAAGCGCTCGGTTTAGGGGAGTACAGAGACATTTTTGTCCGGCATGACATCCAGGGCTCTGAGTTGATCCTGCTGGAGAGAAGAGACCTGAAG